The sequence below is a genomic window from Phycodurus eques isolate BA_2022a chromosome 6, UOR_Pequ_1.1, whole genome shotgun sequence.
GAAGCTGATCACTGTCCTGCCTTTGTTACGGATCTCTACAGGCGGGAAAAAATGTCGGGTGTAGTCGGTAACGTCTTTTACTCGGGGAACCTGCAGAATAGCCGCCTCAGAGCCATAACAGAAGAACCGTCATTGACGCACGACCCGGCGAAAGCGGGATTTTGCCGCAATTGTGTGACGCAGAATCCTACAATTTGAGAATTCGATGCCACGCAATTGCTTTCAGCACAACAGGCCAGGAGAAGCgagtgctcttattttgaaagccGATGTTTCCCCGAGTGTTGCCCAAGGGAACGGAGGTTGAATCTTCTAGAACGGCGACgtcgtccaaaaaaaaaaaaaaaaaaagacttcttgCTGTCTGGCGAACCCTCTTATACAAAAATACGACATCTGGTAGAACGTTTGATTTCAATTGGGGTCGTTTCTGTGTTCGTCAGGCAGGTCGCttttttgattggctacattccgttCCAGGTCACAAATCACGGCGTCGTAACCCGGGAGTGGGCGGCTTTCCCCACGTGCGTGAAGCTCCTTGGTTGTAAATATCGAACACGTTTATTATTTAAGATCGTCGGCCCCGACCCATTTTGCAACTTCTTATCGGGACAAATTCATTCCTTACGCACCTACGGATGATCGTATTGGAGAATCTTATAAGACATAAGACAGTCTGGCGTTTGCCTTCTTTGGTTGGGAAggggcaaaaaaattaaaataaataaaaaatccttatgtgtgtaccagaaCGTTTACACAGGTGCCATACTGCCTCGTCCAACAAAAAGGGGCCACGTTTCAGACAAAGGTTTAAAAATGCCCCCCCCCTCTTTCTCTATCTTAGAAGAAGACGATGATCACGGCATTCTCACAAACCAAACACACGGACGACACATCAGAAGCATCGGTAGGCTCCACTTGTCTCATTCTACCGCGCCGAATTCTATGATCACGTCTCGACACAAAGGCGTGTCTCCGTCCTCAGTGGAGGCTGAGATAGCCCAGCAGGCGGCGTGCAGAGTTCGGACCGAGGTGATGGAGGTGACCAGGGCCATGCTGGACCGTCGCAACGCTAACTTCATGCTGTGGCCGCCCTGCGTGGAGGTGCAGCGATGTTCGGGCTGCTGCAACACCCGGCTGCTGCAGTGCGTACCTGCCGTCACCTCCAGCAGATACCTGGAGGTAAACCGCCGTTCACCCGCCGCCGGATGACTGCGACTAACAGACTAGAAGGCTTGGagggtgttttttctttggcttttttttggtttttgtggaTGTGGATTGCCTATCTATCACATTGGCTACCAAAACtggcttttttttctggctTACTGTACAGTGTGTAAGGTATCCAAAATAAGGTTGCCTAATGATTCGGGTTTGCTAGTAAACAcacacttaataataataataataataataatatgtgaaGTTATAAAGCTGACATGACAATCAACTGGCGACACGGTCCAATGAGAAGCAGGGACTGTACAATAGCTCCAATAGTTGTCACTAAGTTactcaaacacaaaaataagtcacttttgttgttttttttttgttgtttttttcagatatCTTGTTGGCCaaaattgcttttttgtttttgttgtcagaCTTTAGAACGGggaatattttgttaaaaaaaagaaaaatactgtggATGTTGGCTCAGCGTGAACGCAAACAGGTGCAATCAACTCACCAACGGCACACTTGACATTTTGACACTCTCATCTTTGCTCAGATTATACAAACAAGATAGTGCAAGAGAACAGATGACGCGGGAACATTTTGTTAGCTACAGGCTGGCAGTTTTTCTGATGCCAAGCTTCATATTAGGCGTGACCGTAGACGACCTGTATCGGGTAGACGTACGCTCATGACAATTAGTCCGGTCGTGTGTGTCCGCACCCGTCGGCGTGGATGCATAAAACGTGTCCGCGTGCGTGCTGCCAATTTCAAAACATGTTGGGAAATGACACCTGAAAAAAATCAACTCTGGCAGGAAGCCACCACATTTCCCAAGCGTTATTAGCTTGTCTGGAAACGTCTTCATGCCAATGTGAGCTGACTTGCACAACACAttctcaccagtgtgtttttgtgtgtgcctgcAGGTGATAAAGATCCAGTACATCAACAGGAAGGCCCACTATGAGAAAGCCATCATCTCGGTGGAAGACCACTTGGCGTGCAGGTGTCAGCCGTCCTCGCCCAACCCGGCGCCGCTTACCCCGCCGTCCCGCCCTCACCCGCCTCTCCCCCGGGCGGCCCACCCGGCTCCGCCGATGCCCCGCGGCTCCAAGGCCGACCTCCACCGCAACGACGACCTGAAGCGCAACCAGCGGTTCTTCGACAGCGAGGAGCAGGAGCCGGCGGCGAGGCGGCGGCCGCAGGGGGGATACACGCAGCTGGTGCGCTGGACGCAGCCCAGGCCGCGCCAGTCGGCCGACGGCTGGCCGTCGGACGCGCGGGCCGAGCGCGGCGTAACGGGAAACCCGCCGCAGGTCGGCCCGGGGAGCGGACACGAAGGCAGTCGCCAGGAAGGCGGCGAAGTGCGTCGTCGGCAGTTCCCATCCCGTAGCTACGACCGCGGAGAGTCCGAGGAGCACAATCTCAGGACGCAATATCGACTCAACGCCCCCCAGTCGGACGGCGCCTCTCTTCCCGAGCCGACCCCGTCGCCCCAATCGCAACAAAGCCCCACCCCCGTTTTGCGCATTCCCACCAACCACAAAGACTCGGTGACCGGCCGGCCCAACATTGAGGCGACGCCGACGCACCCGAGGACGCAAGCGGAACGTCAAACGGGGAGCGGGAGGCGGGACAGTGAGTCGGCCGATCAGGGCGTGGCTAAGGACTTGACGCTCACAGAAGAGGACAAGAGGCAGAAGGTTCTGGAAGTGGTTCAGGGGGAGCTAGACCGATCcactcatcttcatcctcagcaAAGACCTAAgcttggtaatttttttttttgtcgagccGTGTCAAGCCATATCGCTAGcatgcagtggaaaagggacATAGGTTCCAGTAGCAAGTCCCTCAAATAAGGAACTTTCTTCAGTTGAATACAAAATATTCGTGGCCACACATTCATGAAATATTATATGTACTAGATCGCAGGTGTCAAACACGTGGCCACGGGTCCAGATCTGgaccgccacatcattttatgtggcccgcgaaagcaaatcatgtacgtcgactaataataaaataaatataaataatataaaataatatatcagaattgcaaattgtcttcacttgtaaTAACACCGAGATATTGCAAGCTTTTTTTCTGATACCAATCGCACTTTTAAAAGAAATTTTAGCATAGTTCAAAAACTAGTTTctgtcaatttgttgtgtatgtgtaatTATACAAGGCATTCATTTTTATGgattcacagtcataacagacCTCACAGGGACGTCATATCTACAATGTGGCCGGGAGCGAGCCCTGCTGCATATAGTGAAAATCTGTAATTATTTCATGCTTACACTGAAAGGTTTGtgattgcctatagatgccacaagatggtggaaaaTCCCTTTTTAATAGACATGGCTACGGCCTGAGCCTTATgacctaaacaggataagcgatTAAGAAAAATGCATGTATTTTCTGACATGCTGCTTTTCCACTGGTGTAAAATGTACGGTACTCGTCCTTCCGCAGGGCTCGCAATGGCGGCGCCGCCCTCCAGCCGCCAGACCCCTTTCAGGCCGGCGTCCCCCCGTCGTAGGAGGAAACACCGCAAGCGCATCAGCAAGGAGGCCATGAGAGCCATGATCATGTAGAGCTGAGGAGCAGGTGAGCAGTGCAAGTCTTGTTTTCGCTAAGGAACTTTTCCTTTACTTTCCTATCCGAGTTGACCCGGAATTACTTGGAGGAAGGTTGAGGAAAGGTGCCTCAATACAACTTTTAACACACCTTTAGCATCGGTTAGTCCTGACCAGTTTTGGAGAGCAACGAATTGCAcacataaaaacattcacagaaTTTACGTAATTGttatccattacattactggagAAAAATGTGATTACATTAtcgttgtttttggaaatgtccaTGATTTAAATTTTcgctacatttgaaaaacagcaaaagattaGGAttgatcaaatattgttttttcttttgcttgtgATTGGTTCCTCCGGTCATGTGCCtgccgtagtctcaaacatCACAAGTCTTTCCGCATATGACTGCGaagtgccaccttgtggtgaaCTCTTATTAGTTTGTCTCAgatttttgaaaaggttagagtCGAAATGTATAGTTAAACTTTTGAACAAGCAAAATAACAtttacttttgaacagtttcatctttataattgttgatgtttttttttaatggaacattcactcatctgggttgtcatatgaagtgatattgtctaaattgtgtagatttgtcattaggtcaacatggtatcatgtttactacatgctgtacacatataatgcaacaaacacatttttctcatttacttaTGTTTCATCATGTTGTCTTATCAATTTATTaaagagtaaagaacaaaaaaaatatatatgtgatTAATTCCCAAATAATAATCAGCGATCTTTTTATCCACTTTTTTCGTGGAAACATTCAAAGGCCCTGATGATGATGCGTTCATTTAAAATtgagaaaagtaatcaaaatgtgatcaaatgtaattggttatattactttgagaaaacGATTCAAATAGTGTACACTACATTACGTAATTCTTTAGggcagcaatatttaaagcaacaggACACCAACGAAGTTTaccgaaaagaaaaaaaaagaaaaaaaacacctatgGAGAAGAAGCGACAAATCTTGACTAAGTTACCGTTATGCTACCAAACAATAACAACTTACGTTGTTAATATTAGACAACATCATAATAGCTATTTTCGTAGCGCACTACCAAGCAAAGAATAAGAATACCAAAACAATGATGATCTCATTTCAATGTACTCACGCTTTGACTTTACTCAGGGTGAAATCTGCtcctgtttaattgaatacaaagctattattctgttttatAAATGGTAACAGGTGGCTACAAAGGTTGATTGTACCTTCTGTCGTCTCATGGAAGAGCATGTCATTTTTCTGCACTATGTCACTATATGTCTTTGACATAGATAGATGAAGAACAAAGATATAGTTGTGATGAATGgaacattttcagacaaattcggtgaaattggataattttccgCAACACATCTGATGTGCTCTCACGGCATCCTGGTCGGAATTCAGGGCTCTGATTGACCCAATCAGTCTGCATGCAAAGtcatcccaaaaaaattttaaattaaaaaaaaaaatttgaaaaaagcaCGCTGTGAAATATGTGAAATTTCAACATGTTTACACCAGAAAATtattgaaatgttaaaaaaatattaatgtactgaactgatttatttttccaaattgttttaCGTTTTCGACATTATGAATCAATCACATTGCATAGACTGTACATTGATGTAAATGTTATATCTTATCTATTAATATAATTCACTTCAAAATTATATTGAACTataatttttcaattattatcattgccttttattttcaaatgatattggacagaaatatgtttttttaatttggtcaTCATTTTTATGTCATCAAAATATAAATAGCAACATCATTTTAAGAATATGTACCACCATGGACCCAAAAAAAGATTTGGATGAAATTTTGAAAAGcaccggggaaaaaaaaaaaaaaaaaaaacttcacttgAAGGAGGTTTTAAAAGACTCTTTTCTTCTCCTAAAAGGGATCTGTGAAGCAAACCAAAGGCTGTGGGACCCAGAAAAGCAGCTCCAAAGGGTGCATGGACGCACCGGACGCTACCAGTGCGGGACCAGATACACACTGGATGAACATTGGATTCACACTGGACACACGCTGGACATTGACGACAGATGCGGGTGGATGTCAGAGgaccaaatgtttaaaaaaaaaaaaaaaaaaaaaaaaagtgcaatcttAAAAACTCGGAGCAGAGGAACTGTGTCGCACTAAACACTGGATGGACTCGGGGCTACGTTTAGTTGCACCCGCGGGTGCCCTGCACCTCATGGGTGGTTCGCTGGACACCGAAGGGTGCTTTTCTGCTTCTTTTTGGCGACGTCTAAGCCGCTCGCGTTGTACTACTGCCACCTAACACGGAGCTCCAAATACTACTGTACAAggacaaacatactgtacatgatcaTATTAAAAGCAGTCTTAAAAGACGTGGCTTTTTAGAGAGACGCTGTGAGACAGTGAATAGCCCGACACCGTATATGTATAAACGCGTCTAGCAACGTTTTATTTCTtaacttatttaaaaaacacaaaacaaaacaaaaaggatgTTGAAGTCCTTCGGTTCTCAAGTgtaattatgatgatgatgatattattattatactgatAATAACgataacaattattattattgttgctgtTTCAAGTCAAAGGAACTGTTGGTTGTACACACTGTAACTGTaatgaatgttatttttcatagaaaataaaaaagctcaAGAGATACATATggtatgctgtgtgtgtgtgtgtgtgtgtgcgtgcgggtgCAACTTAtgaatgaggaagaggagggcaaAGCTATGCGATGAAGCATGAAATACGAGATAAATGGCCTGAAAATACGCAATGTTCGCGCAAAGCAATTAGAGGAAGACGGGGGCCCTCAGTTGGAAAACTGCACGGTCAGCAGATTCTCTCGCAGGAATCGCGACGCAGCACGTACTTTcccagacatacacacacacacacaaacacacacttaagGTCAACTTAATGCAATTCACTTCAATCTTAATTACGCCGAACAAGCGGTAATCAACGCTGTAATTACTGTGTCATTACACTGTTATAAACCAAACAATGCACTTTCCACGAGGAGGAAGCAcgagtgtttttttaaaaaaaagaaagaaataacaaCAGAGAAATAATATTCTAGATTGTGAATGGGAATCGATTCCACGCCAGCTGCAAGGCAGCTATGTGAACCCCAAGATCACAGGTGTCAAGCTCAAAGCCCGAGCGCTAGATCTGGCCAGCCACATCATTTgatgtggcccactaaagcaaatcatgtggaTCTTCTTCGTGTATATTGCTAAAATCTTTaccaaaattgctaattgtctTCACATTTAATTGTGTTGATTTATtgcacacatttgtttttgctgttacCAAAACCCTTTCTTAAGTagattgaacaatagttgagcaAACAATTTtctttgacttctgatttcaaaactagttgtcCATCAatttcaagtgtaaaataagGCGATTATATATAAGGACTCCAGCTATCGAATATATTACAATTGATGATATCATCGGTGAATCGGACaaaaattgattttgcattattaaacacaataacattGGCATGCATGGTGCagctattatttttgtccactacGGCTCACCACCCTCACGTTCAACtttagtatctgtgactttgagtgtgacTGGCATTAATAGGCCTGGCCCTGTGAGTGACGTgggtgtcagcgaatgagagcgTATCGATGACTGGCTGTTAACAAGCTAACCGATTTACCAGTCTGCATGTTGAAGTGACTCGGCGTGAGTTGAGGCCATCGGCGGCTCGTGTGTGAATGTGCTTATCACGTGATTCTTTATTTACCGTTTGTTCACTAAAGCGATTAAAGTgcaccatttttttgtgtgtaattgaATTATTGGAGGTATGGTTTCGCAGACCACTGGGGTAAACCCGAATTACAATGTGGTCTGCGGCACTACATGAATAAGCCAAGTATGTTGAACCAGCATTGACCAACAACAATAagcaagaaagaggaagcaggGGAAGATGATTCAAATGTGACcctggattttttattttatttttatgttttaaaagtaaataCCCGGCTGGTACATTTTGTTCCTTGGCCACAAACAAGTAAGAAGAATGACAAGGAGATACATTTTTGTCAGCTGCTTGTTTTGAAACCACATTTTTAAACCAAGCTGCGATCCTTTTTTTCATAACGCCACCCTTACTTCTCCTTTGTGCTTAAGGTGGAAGACATTAAATT
It includes:
- the pdgfba gene encoding platelet-derived growth factor beta polypeptide a, with protein sequence MRSWLLLLLLLLLRLGGAEVRADEGDPLPASLVDLVRNSPVSSVDDLKLLLQHEADAIEEDDDHGILTNQTHGRHIRSIVEAEIAQQAACRVRTEVMEVTRAMLDRRNANFMLWPPCVEVQRCSGCCNTRLLQCVPAVTSSRYLEVIKIQYINRKAHYEKAIISVEDHLACRCQPSSPNPAPLTPPSRPHPPLPRAAHPAPPMPRGSKADLHRNDDLKRNQRFFDSEEQEPAARRRPQGGYTQLVRWTQPRPRQSADGWPSDARAERGVTGNPPQVGPGSGHEGSRQEGGEVRRRQFPSRSYDRGESEEHNLRTQYRLNAPQSDGASLPEPTPSPQSQQSPTPVLRIPTNHKDSVTGRPNIEATPTHPRTQAERQTGSGRRDSESADQGVAKDLTLTEEDKRQKVLEVVQGELDRSTHLHPQQRPKLGLAMAAPPSSRQTPFRPASPRRRRKHRKRISKEAMRAMIM